A portion of the Salmo trutta chromosome 1, fSalTru1.1, whole genome shotgun sequence genome contains these proteins:
- the LOC115201137 gene encoding phospholipid phosphatase-related protein type 5 isoform X3: protein MKQSCQHMHSVGFCGCHEPGTFLSPMILVGELVAFFLKAEGTQEKTIVTADCCYFNPLLRRIVRFLGVFSFGLFTTTIFANAGQAVTGNQTPHFLSACRPNYTALGCTSNMQYITQPRACTGNPLVVASARKSFPSKDAALSVYSAVYTVMYVTLVFRTKGTRLTKPTVSLTLLCLAMLVGVVKVAEYRNHWADVLAGFFTGGAIAVFLVTCVINNFQQTRPPPLPPRPQRPESVLGMPMVALPCVESPLENILHSPPPVLPTIPTFTSHSDQLLICFSCSSLVFLFFITLSTTSLSLSFPLSLLLPHLFSSVPPPLFFTPFSPLQTPRGSPFTEIT from the exons ATGAAGCAGTCATGTCAGCACATGCACTCAGTGGGTTTCTGCGGCTGTCACGAGCCTGGCACGTTCCTCTCCCCAATG aTCCTGGTGGGGGAGCTGGTGGCGTTCTTTCTGAAGGCTGAGGGGACACAAGAGAAGACCATAGTGACAGCAGACTGCTGCTACTTCAACCCCCTGCTGCGACGCATCGTCCGCTTCCTAG gggTGTTCTCCTTCGGCCTGTTCACCACCACCATCTTTGCCAACGCGGGTCAGGCGGTTACAGGAAACCAGACGCCTCACTTCCTGTCTGCCTGCCGGCCTAACTACACGGCCCTGGGGTGCACATCCAACATGCAGTACATCACCCAGCCCCGTGCCTGCACTGGAAACCCCCTGGTGGTGGCATCCGCACGCAAATCCTTCCCCTCCAAGGACGCAGCCCTCAGTGTCTACTCTGCAGTCTACACTGTG atGTATGTGACGCTGGTATTCCGGACCAAAGGCACTCGGCTGACCAAGCCTACGGTCAGCCTGACCCTGCTATGCCTGGCCATGCTGGTGGGAGTGGTCAAGGTGGCAGAGTACCGCAACCACTGGGCCGACGTCCTGGCCGGCTTCTTCACCGGAGGAGCCATCGCTGTGTTtctg gtgacgTGTGTGATCAACAACTTCCAGCAGACGAggccccctccccttcccccgcGGCCCCAGCGCCCTGAGTCGGTGCTAGGCATGCCCATGGTGGCTCTGCCCTGTGTGGAGAGTCCACTCGAAAA CATCCtgcactctcctcctcctgtcctccctacCATCCCTACGTTCACCAGCCATTCTGACCAACTTTTGATCTGTTTCTCTTGCTCCTCACtcgtttttctttttttcatcACTCTTtccaccacatctctctctctttcattccctctctctctccttcttcctcatctcttctcttctgtccctccccctctctttttcactcctttctctcccctGCAGACTCCGAGGGGATCTCCTTTCACAGAGATCACATGA